The following are from one region of the Aspergillus chevalieri M1 DNA, chromosome 1, nearly complete sequence genome:
- a CDS encoding uncharacterized protein (COG:T;~EggNog:ENOG410PHFK;~InterPro:IPR004839,IPR015424,IPR015421,IPR015422;~PFAM:PF00155;~go_function: GO:0003824 - catalytic activity [Evidence IEA];~go_function: GO:0030170 - pyridoxal phosphate binding [Evidence IEA];~go_process: GO:0009058 - biosynthetic process [Evidence IEA]) translates to MLSSRGTSRAEMLDIPWRYAAPHTYDKETNPNGTISFGMAEHSPMRTEIANYINQKVTFTTDSVGYRPSPLSSTRLPAALSTHLNEILHPHPSNTPITPETIFVASSPTALGHMLGFSIAEPGDGILVSRPVYGRFELDYGVEAGVEMVYADNDVEEGFTPGVVEKFESSLKEAGERGVRIRGVLIVNPHNPVGRCYPAETLSEIVKFCSRYQLHLISDEVYASCIFNSGHPDAVPFTSVLSLDLPALIDPNLVHLLYGFSKDLASGGLRLGFLISQNKELRRACQAILRLHNTSTAAVTIGATILEDREFVSNFFAKASQHLASTYKITTSTLEKEGINYVKGGNAGFFIYIDLSPYLALLPDTITNGINGTSKAGTGTNREVTLAQKFLDAGVFLHPGEEHGKAPGWFRLVFSHEEEVLEEGLRRFVGVLGSLRQV, encoded by the exons ATGCTGTCCTCCCGCGGCACTTCAAGAGCAGAAATGCTCGATATCCCATGGCGCTATGCAGCTCCCCACACATACGACAAGGAAACGAACCCCAATGGAACTATATCTTTTGGAATGGCAGAGCAT AGCCCAATGCGGACCGAAATCGCCAACTATATAAACCAAAAG GTAACCTTCACCACAGACTCAGTAGGCTACCGCCCCTCACCCCTCTCCTCAACCCGCCTCCCAGCAGCTCTCTCAACCCACCTCAATGAAATCCTCCACCCGCATCCCTCCAACACCCCTATCACCCCAGAAACCATCTTCGTCGCCAGCTCTCCCACGGCCCTAGGTCACATGCTGGGATTTTCGATTGCTGAGCCCGGAGATGGGATTCTGGTCAGTCGGCCAGTTTATGGCCGGTTTGAACTGGACTATGGTGTTGAGGCGGGTGTGGAGATGGTGTATGCGGATAATGATGTTGAGGAGGGTTTCACCCCAGGGGTGGTTGAGAAGTTTGAGAGTTCGCTGAAGGAGGCTGGGGAGAGGGGGGTTAGGATTAGGGGCGTTTTGATTGTGAATCCGCATAATCCTGTTG GACGGTGCTACCCGGCCGAGACTTTGAGTGAAATAGTCAAGTTCTGCAGTCGATACCAACTGCATCTTATCAGTGACGAGGTCTATGCTTCTTGTATATTTAACTCGGGGCATCCAGATGCTGTTCCGTTCACCTCAGTTCTGTCATTGGATCTACCGGCGCTGATAGACCCTAACCTTGTACATTTGCTGTACGGGTTTAGCAAG GACCTCGCCTCCGGCGGTCTCCGTCTTGGTTTCCTAATTTCCCAGAACAAGGAGCTTCGTCGTGCTTGTCAGGCTATTTT ACGCCTACACAACacctccaccgccgccgtAACAATCGGCGCAACAATCCTTGAAGATAGAGAGTTTGTGTCGAATTTCTTTGCCAAAGCCAGCCAACATCTCGCCTCGACATACAAGATCACCACCTCGACTTTGGAAAAGGAGGGTATCAATTATGTTAAGGGAGG AAATGCAGGTTTCTTCATCTATATAGACCTCTCCCCGTACCTTGCCCTTCTCCCAGACACCATTACCAACGGTATCAACGGCACTTCAAAAGCAGGTACAGGAACGAACCGCGAAGTCACCCTAGCGCAGAAGTTCCTCGATGCAGGCGTATTCTTGCATCCCGGGGAAGAACATGGGAAGGCACCGGGATGGTTCCGCTTGGTGTTCTCGCATGAAGAAGAGGTTTTGGAGGAGGGGTTGAGGAG GTTCGTTGGTGTTTTGGGGTCTTTGCGTCAGGTGTAA
- a CDS encoding uncharacterized protein (COG:S;~EggNog:ENOG410PJ7Q;~InterPro:IPR027417), with protein sequence MAPCLRGIASRAIKPRHIISTPLYRTRLIPRVLPSRSLLSSPKIQSPGHSTINQQRSFSSTTQPCANLDTATDTLPICCPGCGAYAQTIEPDELGYYSEGRRRKFAAKEQQAPKEGDEDAEITEELKTEGEAAAERIEKVLRDAEEKGYNKPAPRHGAMIEEAASTASRYLEASASRAPVCDRCHDLVHHNKAVSAPSPTIDSVREFLDESPYKHNRVYHILDAADFPMSVIPNIYEALSLQEQRARNRRATDNKYRGNRKLPTISFIITRSDLLGATKEQVDTKMEYMRSVLRQALGKEAEDVRLGNVHMISAHRGWWTRKVKDEIQDHGQGIWVVGKANVGKSSFIEACFPKDSRNLEKITELVERRRQEGLGVADQSQAQAPVLGPDSLLPPAPREDLYPVLPVVSSLPGTTVSPIRIPFGRGKGEMIDLPGLDRGQLEDYVRDEHKRDLIMSKRPKPERLSIKGGQSLLLGGGLIRITPVNPDDVLMAACFVPLDTHITKTDKAIEMQAETRPYPGKVIAKEGLSQVIKSAGTFDLKHDVTKSHLPTSIAKAVKDNKASPPPLPYKVMSTDLLIEGCGWVELTVQVRAKSMSADAGSPRSLPQVDVFSPNGQHIGSRMPIECWEFIAQKKASDKRKRGPRGRQNIGLQRRAR encoded by the exons ATGGCGCCGTGTCTAAGAGGAATAGCCTCGAGGGCAATAAAGCCGCGTCATATTATTTCAACCCCTTTATACCGAACCCGACTTATCCCCAGAGTGTTACCATCGCGGTCACTTCTCTCATCGCCGAAGATACAATCACCCGGTCACAGCACAATCAACCAGCAACGCAGCTTCTCTTCGACCACCCAACCATGCGCAAATTTAGATACGGCGACGGACACTCTTCCTATCTGCTGTCCCGGATGCGGTGCCTATGCGCAAACAATCGAACCCGACGAACTGGGCTACTATAGCGAGGGTAGACGGCGGAAGTTTGCTGCCAAGGAGCAGCAAGCACCCAAGGAGGGAGACGAAGATGCGGAGATTACCGAGGAATTGAAGACTGAGGGGGAAGCTGCCGCAGAAAGAATTGAGAAGGTGCTTCGGGAtgcagaagaaaaaggataCAACAAACCTGCGCCTAGAC ATGGAGCCATGATTGAGGAAGCAGCTAGTACAGCCAGTCGATACCTCGAAGCGTCTGCCTCTCGCGCGCCGGTTTGTGACAGATGCCACGACTTAGTGCACCATAATAAAGCGGTATCCGCACCCTCGCCTACGATCGACTCCGTCCGCGAATTCCTAGACGAATCGCCGTACAAGCATAATCGTGTCTATCATATTCTCGACGCGGCGGATTTTCCCATGTCCGTCATTCCCAATATTTACGAAGCCCTTTCGCTCCAGGAACAGCGCGCGCGGAACCGAAGAGCCACGGACAACAAGTACCGAGGAAACAGAAAGTTGCCTACGATATCGTTCATTATAACACGCTCCGATCTCTTGGGCGCGACGAAAGAACAGGTGGATACGAAGATGGAATACATGCGCTCTGTGCTACGTCAGGCATTGGGGAAAGAAGCGGAAGATGTGCGGCTAGGGAATGTGCATATGATTAGTGCTCATCGGGGCTGGTGGACTAGGAAGGTCAAGGATGAGATTCAGGACCACGGCCAGGGGATTTGGGTGGTTGGCAAAGCCAATGTCGGGAAGAGTAGTTTCATTGAAGCTTGTTTCCCCAAGGACTCAAGGAATCTCGAGAAGATTACAGAGCTGGTTGAACGCCGTCGTCAGGAAGGGTTGGGCGTTGCGGATCAGAGCCAAGCTCAAGCTCCCGTTCTTGGTCCTGACAGTCTTTTGCCACCTGCTCCTCGGGAGGATCTCTATCCTGTCCTCCCGGTGGTGTCATCGCTCCCTGGGACTACCGTTTCGCCCATCCGTATTCCGTTTGGTCGCGGCAAGGGTGAGATGATTGATCTGCCCGGACTCGACCGTGGCCAGCTAGAAGACTACGTACGCGACGAGCACAAGCGCGACCTGATCATGTCCAAGCGACCGAAGCCGGAACGCCTTTCGATCAAAGGAGGTCAATCTCTCCTTCTCGGCGGCGGACTCATCAGAATCACACCGGTAAATCCAGACGACGTGTTAATGGCCGCCTGCTTCGTCCCTCTGGATACCCACATCACGAAGACCGACAAGGCAATCGAAATGCAAGCCGAAACACGGCCATACCCCGGCAAAGTCATCGCCAAGGAAGGACTCAGCCAAGTGATCAAATCCGCCGGAACCTTCGACCTAAAACACGACGTGACAAAATCCCACCTGCCAACCTCAATTGCCAAAGCCGTGAAAGACAACAAAGCTTCACCGCCTCCCTTACCGTACAAAGTGATGTCGACCGATCTTTTGATCGAGGGCTGCGGATGGGTCGAGCTCACGGTGCAGGTTCGGGCCAAGTCGATGTCGGCGGACGCGGGGTCACCAAGGTCCTTGCCCCAGGTCGACGTGTTCAGCCCGAACGGTCAACACATTGGATCGCGGATGCCGATTGAGTGTTGGGAATTCATCGCTCAAAAGAAGGCGTCTGACAAGCGCAAGCGAGGGCCTCGGGGTCGGCAGAATATCGGTCTGCAGAGGCGGGCTCGGTAG
- a CDS encoding telomere maintenance SDE2 family protein (COG:S;~EggNog:ENOG410PGT0;~InterPro:IPR024974;~PFAM:PF13019) encodes MAERVNVLLSSFPGLSLHSTVSFSLPSISTISDLTEKVVSLLPSSVPFQSLSLTTTNNKQVVPSSDRLQSLLVARDGESAITSNLLPLRLTVPLCGGKGGFGSQLRAAGGRMSSKRKRTQGDDNASSRNLDGRRIRTVNEAKALAEYLAVKPEMDQKEKEERRRRWQSVVEVAEKRQEELKNGGGKHKIDGQWMDDKEEMNEKAREAVLLAMKEGAWTDNLRDTIMGGSSTSASEGSENAASSSSEAESEEENKAESSSGSNQTSAAPRKFIGFDDDDEFMSDSEEEEEESEGKGKGKGKA; translated from the coding sequence ATGGCCGAACGAGTCAACGTTCTTCTTTCGTCCTTTCCAGGACTCTCGCTTCACTCAACCgtctccttctccctcccatCCATCTCGACCATTTCAGACCTCACCGAGAAGGTTGTCTCTCTCCTTCCATCGTCTGTGCCGTTTCAGTCGCTCTCATTGACCACAACCAACAACAAACAAGTGGTCCCGTCGTCAGACCGTCTACAGTCCCTCCTCGTTGCCCGCGATGGCGAATCCGCAATCACGTCAaatctcctccccctccgccTCACCGTCCCGTTATGCGGAGGAAAGGGTGGTTTTGGATCCCAGCTTCGTGCTGCCGGTGGGCGCATGTCCAGTAAGCGCAAGCGCACTCAAGGCGACGACAATGCATCCAGCCGCAACCTCGACGGTCGACGTATTCGCACCGTCAATGAAGCCAAAGCGTTAGCCGAGTATCTTGCTGTTAAGCCTGAGATGGaccagaaggagaaggaagagcgTCGGCGCAGATGGCAGTCTGTCGTGGAGGTTGCGGAGAAGCGTCAGGAGGAGCTGAAGAACGGGGGTGGGAAGCATAAGATTGATGGTCAGTGGATGGATGATAAGGAGGAGATGAACGAGAAGGCGCGCGAGGCTGTGCTGTTGGCTATGAAGGAAGGTGCTTGGACTGATAACCTTCGCGATACGATCATGGGTGGATCGAGTACGAGTGCCAGTGAGGGCAGTGAGAATGCGGCATCGTCTAGCTCTGAAGCAGAAAGCGAGGAAGAGAACAAAGCTGAAAGCTCGTCTGGGTCCAATCAGACCTCCGCGGCTCCCAGGAAGTTCATCGGTttcgacgacgatgacgaatTCATGAGTGATtctgaggaggaagaggaagaatccGAGGGTAAAGGCAAAGGCAAAGGCAAGGCATAA
- a CDS encoding 40S ribosomal protein eS10 (COG:J;~EggNog:ENOG410PNYK;~InterPro:IPR005326,IPR037447,IPR036388;~PFAM:PF03501) has protein sequence MGIELATMLIPKDDRKKIHEYLFREGVLVAKKDFNLPKHGDIDTKNLYVIKACQSLNSRGYVKTQFSWQYYYYTLTPEGLDYLREWLHLPAEVVPATHIKQQRSHAPPRGMLGGEERERRPRAPREGGYRRREEGGKEGGAPGEFNPSFRGGFGRGRGAPAS, from the exons atgggtatt GAACTCGCGACAAT GCTTATCCCTAAGGACGACCGCAAGAAGATCCACGAGTACCTCTTCCGCG AGGGTGTGCTCGTGGCCAAGAAGGACTTCAACCTTCCCAAGCATGGCGACATTGACACCAAGAACCTCTACGTGATCAAGGCCTGCCAGTCGCTCAACTCCCGCGGCTACGTCAAGACCCAGTTCTCGTGGCAGTACTACTACTACACCCTCACCCCCGAG GGTCTTGACTACCTCCGTGAGTGGCTCCACCTCCCCGCTGAGGTTGTCCCCGCCACCCACATCAAGCAGCAGCGCTCTCACGCTCCCCCCCGCGGCATGCTCGGTGGTGAGGAGCGCGAGCGCCGTCCCCGCGCTCCCCGTGAGGGTGGCTACCGCCGCCGCGAGGAAGGTGGTAAGGAGGGTGGTGCCCCCGGCGAGTTCAACCCTAGCTTCCGTGGTGGCTTCGGCCGTGGCCGTGGTGCGCCCGCTTCTTAA
- a CDS encoding M20 family metallo-hydrolase (COG:E;~EggNog:ENOG410PG7Y;~InterPro:IPR010158,IPR002933,IPR036264;~MEROPS:MER0026469;~PFAM:PF01546;~go_function: GO:0016787 - hydrolase activity [Evidence IEA];~go_function: GO:0016813 - hydrolase activity, acting on carbon-nitrogen (but not peptide) bonds, in linear amidines [Evidence IEA]) has product MQRLSLSQEDKQVRDWFIETTKALKCNVIVDEMGNIFAVRPGRRKDVSPTFIGSHLDTQPTGGRYDGILGVLSGIETLKVIDEMGLETEGGIGVVNWTNEEGARFPISMISSGVWAECIPLSRAHDLKEVPTVASLPTASSAPETMKSALEKINYLGTVPCSYKETPMAAHFELHIEQGPHLVSAGQRIGVVTAVQAYRWFRLNIVGRDTHTGTTSFEHRADALYAFARMMVRAREVAAAKSCLASVGIVEAKPGSVNTVPGLVSFTLDIRGPETDMVQAVEVELRKEFDAIAAEEGKGIGKPCRVEWTLDFDSPAVKFHESCIDCVQQSAEAVIADAETLEPKSLVRTIMSGAGHDSVFTSKRAPTSMIFVPCRDGLSHHPEEFCSAEDCATGTSVILQAVIRYDRKRFAPT; this is encoded by the exons ATGCAACGCCTTTCCTTATCCCAGGAGGACAAGCAGGTGCGAGATTGGTTCATCGAGACAACAAAGGCGTTGAAATGCAACGTCATCGTGGATGAAATGGGCAACATCTTCGCTGTCCGGCCTGGTCGAAGAAAGGACGTCTCTCCAACATTCATCGGTAGCCATCTAGACACGCAACCAACAGGCGGTCGATATGACGGTATACTGGGTGTTTTGTCCGGCATCGAGACTCTGAAGGTCATTGACGAGATGGGCCTAGAAACAGAGGGAGGCATTGGTGTTGTGAATTGGACAAA TGAAGAAGGCGCCCGTTTCCCCATAAGTATGATCTCTTCCGGCGTATGGGCAGAATGCATCCCACTTTCTCGAGCCCATGACCTTAAAGAAGTGCCCACAGTCGCCTCACTCCCAACAGCCTCCTCAGCCCCTGAGACCATGAAATCAGCCCTCGAGAAGATAAACTACCTCGGTACCGTGCCATGTTCATACAAAGAAACACCAATGGCCGCACACTTCGAGCTACACATCGAACAGGGCCCTCATCTTGTCTCCGCAGGCCAGCGAATCGGCGTCGTGACAGCAGTGCAAGCGTACCGCTGGTTTCGGCTTAACATAGTGGGCAGAGACACCCACACGGGAACGACATCGTTTGAACACCGCGCAGATGCCCTATACGCTTTCGCGCGTATGATGGTACGTGCTCGCGAAGTCGCAGCAGCAAAGAGTTGTCTTGCCAGCGTTGGCATCGTAGAAGCGAAGCCCGGCAGCGTGAACACCGTCCCTGGGCTGGTCAGCTTCACGCTTGATATTCGCGGACCTGAGACCGATATGGTTCAAGCAGTCGAAGTAGAACTGAGAAAGGAATTCGATGCCATTGCTGCAGAGGAAGGAAAGGGAATTGGGAAACCGTGCCGTGTCGAATGGACTCTGGATTTTGATTCACCGGCAGTCAAATTCCATGAGAGCTGTATCGACTGTGTGCAGCAGTCTGCTGAAGCGGTCATTGCTGATGCTGAAACGCTAGAGCCAAAGTCGCTGGTGCGCACGATTATGAGCGGTGCTGGTCATGACAGTGTGTTTACTTCGAAGAGGGCCCCGACGAGCATGATCTTTGTCCCGTGTAGGGACGGTCTCAGTCATCATCCGGAGGAGTTTTGTTCTGCTGAGGATTGTGCGACGGGTACATCTGTGATACTGCAAGCAGTTATTCGATATGATCGCAAGAGGTTCGCACCAACATGA
- the HNT1 gene encoding HIT family protein (BUSCO:EOG092658WY;~COG:T;~EggNog:ENOG410PQ3X;~InterPro:IPR011146,IPR001310,IPR019808,IPR039384, IPR036265;~PFAM:PF11969,PF01230;~go_function: GO:0003824 - catalytic activity [Evidence IEA]) has translation MSSSAACIFCKIIKGDIPSFKLYDSEKVFAFLDIGPLSRGHALVIPKFHGKKLTDIPDEDLLEILPVAKKIAQASGAEDFNILQNNGRIAHQVVDHVHFHMIPKPNETEGLGVGWPSQPADMDKLKALHEELKAKM, from the exons ATGTCTTCTTCTGCCGCGTGTATCTTCTGCAAGATCATCAAGG GTGACATCCCTTCATTCAAGCTCTACGACAGCGAGAAAGTCTTTGCTTTCCTTGACATCGGCCCTCTGAGCCGTGGCCACGCG CTCGTAATCCCCAAGTTCCACGGCAAGAAGCTTACCGATATCCCTGACGAGGACCTCCTTGAGATTCTG CCCGTCGCAAAGAAGATCGCCCAGGCTAGCGGTGCCGAGGACTTCAATATCCTGCAGAACAACGGCCGCATTGCCCACCAGGTTGTTGACCAT GTCCACTTCCACATG ATCCCTAAACCCAACGAGACAGAGGGTCTTGGTGTAGGCTGGCCCTCCCAGCCCGCAGACATGGACAAGCTCAAGGCCCTCCACGAGGAGCTCAAGGCTAAGATGTAA
- a CDS encoding CRAL-TRIO domain-containing protein (COG:I;~EggNog:ENOG410PG8S;~InterPro:IPR011074,IPR036865,IPR036273,IPR001251;~PFAM:PF00650,PF03765,PF13716;~TransMembrane:1 (i73-91o)), translating into MHNCLFPRRRLVKFSANTIRSSSSVPRRAQFPSLSSPSRPLKRSPTRRTPPTRPFSTFPLPFVRAPKRASQSFWAFAFTVLLIGGGSWIYFDPEKDSLQPSNSEKSPPDQSQEPFLGIVDLLQNMPVEQPPGTVGNLTHEQEAKLQEFWQLALKTFGVKSRETEQSSVSSLNVAADDDKHGQSKEFQQALADMSAEEIRITFWNMVKHDNPDSLFLRFLRARKWNVNKAFIMFISTIRWRSKEIKVDDDIMRNGEALAQKQSQSADPAEKKKGQDFLDQMRLGKSYLHGVDKNGRPICVVRVRMHKAGEQSEESLERFTVYVIETTRMMLPPPVETATIVFDMSNFSLANMDYAPVKFMIKCFEANYPESLGAVLVHKAPWLFSGVWSIIKGWLDPVVAGKVHFTKNANDLEKFIPRDRIVKELEGDENWDYKYVEPQPDENKAMEDIAKRDALIAERQEMAKEIQDATVSWLSASASKDKDAISLAEERRNGLINRLREHYWVLDPYIRSRSLYDRTNVIKGDGKVDFYPGA; encoded by the exons ATGCACAATTGCTTATTCCCACGCCGCCGTCTCGTCAAATTTTCGGCCAATACCATTCGTTCGTCATCATCTGTACCTCGACGTGCTCAATTCCCTAGTCTCTCTAGTCCGTCTAGACCCCTGAAGCGTTCCCCAACCCGGCGCACTCCGCCCACACGACCCTTCTCCACTTTTCCATTACCCTTTGTCAGAGCACCGAAACGGGCTTCGCAATCCTTCTGGGCTTTCGCTTTCACTGTTCTTCTCATCGGCGGAGGATCCTGGATATACTTTGACCCCGAAAAGGATTCGCTACAACCATCCAATTCCGAAAAATCCCCACCGGACCAGTCGCAAGAACCCTTCCTTGGAATCGTTGATCTCCTACAGAACATGCCTGTCGAGCAGCCCCCTGGGACCGTGGGTAACCTCACCCACGAACAAGAAGCCAAATTGCAGGAATTCTGGCAGTTGGCCCTCAAGACGTTTGGTGTCAAGTCCCGCGAGACAGAACAATCGAGCGTTTCTTCCCTCAACGTTGCCGCCGATGACGATAAGCATGGACAGTCGAAGGAGTTCCAGCAAGCGCTTGCCGACATGTCGGCGGAGGAGATCCGGATAACCTTCTGGAACATGGTGAAGCACGATAACCCCGACTCCCTGTTCCTGCGATTCCTGCGGGCACGGAAGTGGAACGTCAACAAGGCCTTCATCATGTTCATCTCGACAATACGCTGGAGGAGCAAGGAGATCAAGGTCGATGATGATATAATGAGAAACGGCGAGGCCCTTGCTCAGAAGCAGTCACAGAGTGCCGACCctgcggagaagaagaagggtcAGGATTTCCTGGACCAGATGCGTCTGGGTAAAAGCTATCTGCACGGCGTGGATAAGAATGGCCGGCCTATCTGCGTTGTTAGAGTGCGAATGCATAAGGCAGGCGAGCAGAGCGAAGAGTCCTTGGAGCGTTTCACTGTCTACGTGATCGAGACGACCCGTATGATGTTGCCTCCTCCGGTTGAGACAGCG ACCATCGTCTTTGACATGAGCAACTTTTCTTTGGCAAATATG GACTATGCCCCCGTCAAGTTCATGATCAAATGCTTCGAAGCAAACTACCCCGAGTCCCTGGGCGCAGTTCTCGTCCACAAGGCTCCCTGGCTCTTCTCTGGGGTCTGGAGCATCATCAAGGGCTGGCTCGACCCTGTGGTTGCCGGCAAAGTCCACTTCACCAAGAACGCCAACGATCTCGAGAAATTCATTCCCCGGGACCGCATCGTAAAGGAACTCGAAGGCGACGAGAACTGGGACTACAAATACGTCGAGCCCCAACCCGACGAGAACAAGGCGATGGAAGACATAGCCAAGCGCGACGCCCTGATCGCCGAGAGACAGGAGATGGCCAAGGAGATTCAGGACGCCACTGTTTCCTGGCTCTccgccagcgccagcaaGGACAAGGATGCTATTAGCCTAGCTGAGGAGCGGAGAAACGGTCTCATCAACCGGTTGCGGGAGCACTACTGGGTGCTTGATCCCTACATCCGGTCTCGGTCATTGTATGACCGAACCAATGTGATCAAGGGCGATGGAAAGGTTGACTTCTACCCTGGCGCTTAA
- the DAM1 gene encoding DASH complex subunit DAM1 (BUSCO:EOG09265J36;~COG:D;~EggNog:ENOG410PPUU;~InterPro:IPR013962;~PFAM:PF08653;~go_component: GO:0042729 - DASH complex [Evidence IEA];~go_component: GO:0072686 - mitotic spindle [Evidence IEA];~go_process: GO:0008608 - attachment of spindle microtubules to kinetochore [Evidence IEA]): MDPSTSRSSSRQRLPSRPTTPLRPSSRSSFREAHGYGGSISNAGYSQPAINALEPQFAELADSMADLEANFMHLQLLHESLSRFSESFASFLYGLNMNAFCVDFPEAPIPDSFRRAKQTEAEKEREAEAEEARPTVNDGETTFMTTDTSFLENPPTTVSSKPTPKYSVPRTRGSSTRGTTRETAGGRYTTRGTSRARPSALPRGRGMR, encoded by the exons ATGGATCCAAGTACGTCCCGTTCATCCTCGCGCCAACGACTTCCCTCTAGGCCCACGACACCTCTGCGCCCAAGCTCCCGGTCATCATTTCGCGAAGCCCATGGCTACGGAGGTAGCATCAGCAATGCAGGATACTCGCAGCCTGCTATCAATGCCCTGGAACCCCAATTCGCGGAATTGGCAGACTCAATGGCGGATCTTGAGGCAAACTTTATGCACCTGCAGCTGTTACACGAGAGTTTATCACGGTTCAGTGAGAGCTTCGCCAGTTTTCTCTACGGATTGAATATGAACGCATTTTGTGTGGACTTTCCAGAG GCTCCTATTCCTGATTCCTTCCGAAGAGCAAAGCAAACAGAGGCTGAAAAAGAGAGGG AGGCTGAAGCTGAAGAAGCCCGACCGACGGTGAACGATGGAGAAACGACGTTTAT GACAACGGACACCTCCTTCCTCGAAAACCCCCCTACCACAGTCTCTTCGAAACCGACTCCCAAATATTCCGTTCCTCGCACAAGAGGCTCTTCTACTCGTGGAACTACTCGTGAGACAGCTGGTGGTCGCTATACTACACGAGGCACGAGCCGAGCTCGTCCCAGTGCGTTGCCTCGAGGAAGGGGAATGCGTTGA